The following proteins come from a genomic window of Trifolium pratense cultivar HEN17-A07 linkage group LG4, ARS_RC_1.1, whole genome shotgun sequence:
- the LOC123881530 gene encoding OVARIAN TUMOR DOMAIN-containing deubiquitinating enzyme 7 isoform X1 → MVKPKQQKKQPQKKQQHPQNKKQGKQDDTSQFRTQLDALGLRIVEVTADGNCFFRALADQLEGNEEEHRKYRSMVVKHISDNREMFEPFIEDEVPFDDYCQTMDNDGTWAGHMELQAASLVTHSNVCIHRNMFPRWYIRNFDDFQVHMVHLSYHDGEHYNSVRLKDDPGDGPARSIVIKADADLSAPSNQTKDRASKPYAQPGGKTFQPGSVKVVMAGSGCKNTEKVKQILEQVNGDVGAAIEFLIAEQGAEECSSNSDCLPSQASTDDCDKSRENENHEKRKENTVEDSTNDKLSNSSKKTNDNIILPPNDKKIPRNKVCPCGSKKKYKACCGTASGKNTAKFVVNQEADSRRSKKETKGVSAKAEVTPDMGALCI, encoded by the exons ATGGTTAAACCCaagcaacaaaagaaacaacctCAGAAGAAACAACAACATCCACAA AACAAGAAGCAAGGAAAACAGGATGATACTTCTCAATTTCGGACTCAGTTGGATGCTCTAGGCCTTCGCATTGTCGAAGTGACAGCAGACGGTAATTGTTTCTTCAG AGCCCTTGCGGATCAGTTGGAAGGTAATGAGGAGGAACATCGAAAGTACCGCAGCATGGTGGTGAAACACATATCG GATAACCGGGAGATGTTTGAGCCCTTTATTGAAGATGAAGTCCCATTTGATGACTATTGCCAAACTATGGATAATGATGGTACATGGGCCGGACATATGGAATTACAGGCAGCTTCTCTTGTAACACATAGTAATGTATGCATCCATCGG AACATGTTTCCTCGGTGGTACATAAGaaattttgatgattttcaaGTTCACATGGTCCATTT GTCTTATCATGACGGGGAGCATTATAATAGTGTGCGGTTAAAGGACGATCCTGGTGATGGACCTGCAAGGTCAATTGTAATTAAG GCTGATGCCGATCTTTCAGCGCCATCAAATCAAACGAAAGATAGGGCTAGCAAACCATATGCTCAACCTGGTGGGAAAACTTTTCAGCCGGGGTCTGTAAAGGTGGTTATGGCTGGAAGTGGATGTAAAAACACAGAAAAAGTGAAACAG ATTCTAGAACAGGTAAATGGAGATGTTGGTGCTGCAATAGAGTTTCTAATAGCAGAACAAGGTGCAGAAGAGTGCTCTTCAAATTCTGATTGTCTTCCTAGTCAGGCTAGTACTGATG ATTGTGATAAAAGTCGTGAAAACGAGAATCATGAGAAGCGCAAAGAAAACACGGTAGAGGACAGCACTAATGATAAATTGAGCAATAGCTCCAAGAAAACCAATGATAATATCATATTGCCACCAAATGACAAG AAGATTCCTAGAAACAAGGTCTGCCCGTGTGGttcaaaaaagaaatacaaagcTTGTTGTGGAACTGCGTCGGGGAAAAACACTGCTAAATTTGTAGT TAACCAAGAAGCTGACTCCAGAAGGagcaaaaaagaaacaaagggGGTTTCTGCAAAGGCTGAAGTAACGCCTGATATGGGTGCACTTTGTATCTAA
- the LOC123881530 gene encoding OVARIAN TUMOR DOMAIN-containing deubiquitinating enzyme 7 isoform X2, with protein sequence MVKPKQQKKQPQKKQQNKKQGKQDDTSQFRTQLDALGLRIVEVTADGNCFFRALADQLEGNEEEHRKYRSMVVKHISDNREMFEPFIEDEVPFDDYCQTMDNDGTWAGHMELQAASLVTHSNVCIHRNMFPRWYIRNFDDFQVHMVHLSYHDGEHYNSVRLKDDPGDGPARSIVIKADADLSAPSNQTKDRASKPYAQPGGKTFQPGSVKVVMAGSGCKNTEKVKQILEQVNGDVGAAIEFLIAEQGAEECSSNSDCLPSQASTDDCDKSRENENHEKRKENTVEDSTNDKLSNSSKKTNDNIILPPNDKKIPRNKVCPCGSKKKYKACCGTASGKNTAKFVVNQEADSRRSKKETKGVSAKAEVTPDMGALCI encoded by the exons ATGGTTAAACCCaagcaacaaaagaaacaacctCAGAAGAAACAACAA AACAAGAAGCAAGGAAAACAGGATGATACTTCTCAATTTCGGACTCAGTTGGATGCTCTAGGCCTTCGCATTGTCGAAGTGACAGCAGACGGTAATTGTTTCTTCAG AGCCCTTGCGGATCAGTTGGAAGGTAATGAGGAGGAACATCGAAAGTACCGCAGCATGGTGGTGAAACACATATCG GATAACCGGGAGATGTTTGAGCCCTTTATTGAAGATGAAGTCCCATTTGATGACTATTGCCAAACTATGGATAATGATGGTACATGGGCCGGACATATGGAATTACAGGCAGCTTCTCTTGTAACACATAGTAATGTATGCATCCATCGG AACATGTTTCCTCGGTGGTACATAAGaaattttgatgattttcaaGTTCACATGGTCCATTT GTCTTATCATGACGGGGAGCATTATAATAGTGTGCGGTTAAAGGACGATCCTGGTGATGGACCTGCAAGGTCAATTGTAATTAAG GCTGATGCCGATCTTTCAGCGCCATCAAATCAAACGAAAGATAGGGCTAGCAAACCATATGCTCAACCTGGTGGGAAAACTTTTCAGCCGGGGTCTGTAAAGGTGGTTATGGCTGGAAGTGGATGTAAAAACACAGAAAAAGTGAAACAG ATTCTAGAACAGGTAAATGGAGATGTTGGTGCTGCAATAGAGTTTCTAATAGCAGAACAAGGTGCAGAAGAGTGCTCTTCAAATTCTGATTGTCTTCCTAGTCAGGCTAGTACTGATG ATTGTGATAAAAGTCGTGAAAACGAGAATCATGAGAAGCGCAAAGAAAACACGGTAGAGGACAGCACTAATGATAAATTGAGCAATAGCTCCAAGAAAACCAATGATAATATCATATTGCCACCAAATGACAAG AAGATTCCTAGAAACAAGGTCTGCCCGTGTGGttcaaaaaagaaatacaaagcTTGTTGTGGAACTGCGTCGGGGAAAAACACTGCTAAATTTGTAGT TAACCAAGAAGCTGACTCCAGAAGGagcaaaaaagaaacaaagggGGTTTCTGCAAAGGCTGAAGTAACGCCTGATATGGGTGCACTTTGTATCTAA
- the LOC123881530 gene encoding OVARIAN TUMOR DOMAIN-containing deubiquitinating enzyme 7 isoform X3, whose protein sequence is MVVKHISDNREMFEPFIEDEVPFDDYCQTMDNDGTWAGHMELQAASLVTHSNVCIHRNMFPRWYIRNFDDFQVHMVHLSYHDGEHYNSVRLKDDPGDGPARSIVIKADADLSAPSNQTKDRASKPYAQPGGKTFQPGSVKVVMAGSGCKNTEKVKQILEQVNGDVGAAIEFLIAEQGAEECSSNSDCLPSQASTDDCDKSRENENHEKRKENTVEDSTNDKLSNSSKKTNDNIILPPNDKKIPRNKVCPCGSKKKYKACCGTASGKNTAKFVVNQEADSRRSKKETKGVSAKAEVTPDMGALCI, encoded by the exons ATGGTGGTGAAACACATATCG GATAACCGGGAGATGTTTGAGCCCTTTATTGAAGATGAAGTCCCATTTGATGACTATTGCCAAACTATGGATAATGATGGTACATGGGCCGGACATATGGAATTACAGGCAGCTTCTCTTGTAACACATAGTAATGTATGCATCCATCGG AACATGTTTCCTCGGTGGTACATAAGaaattttgatgattttcaaGTTCACATGGTCCATTT GTCTTATCATGACGGGGAGCATTATAATAGTGTGCGGTTAAAGGACGATCCTGGTGATGGACCTGCAAGGTCAATTGTAATTAAG GCTGATGCCGATCTTTCAGCGCCATCAAATCAAACGAAAGATAGGGCTAGCAAACCATATGCTCAACCTGGTGGGAAAACTTTTCAGCCGGGGTCTGTAAAGGTGGTTATGGCTGGAAGTGGATGTAAAAACACAGAAAAAGTGAAACAG ATTCTAGAACAGGTAAATGGAGATGTTGGTGCTGCAATAGAGTTTCTAATAGCAGAACAAGGTGCAGAAGAGTGCTCTTCAAATTCTGATTGTCTTCCTAGTCAGGCTAGTACTGATG ATTGTGATAAAAGTCGTGAAAACGAGAATCATGAGAAGCGCAAAGAAAACACGGTAGAGGACAGCACTAATGATAAATTGAGCAATAGCTCCAAGAAAACCAATGATAATATCATATTGCCACCAAATGACAAG AAGATTCCTAGAAACAAGGTCTGCCCGTGTGGttcaaaaaagaaatacaaagcTTGTTGTGGAACTGCGTCGGGGAAAAACACTGCTAAATTTGTAGT TAACCAAGAAGCTGACTCCAGAAGGagcaaaaaagaaacaaagggGGTTTCTGCAAAGGCTGAAGTAACGCCTGATATGGGTGCACTTTGTATCTAA